Proteins encoded together in one Desulfuromonadales bacterium window:
- a CDS encoding precorrin-8X methylmutase has translation MAGAAAILDPSAIEAESFAIIDREVGAHGYVGRQWPVVRRIIHTTADFDFARTTCFSPGAVEAGITALRQGASVLGDTHMVLAGVNKTRLAALGGDIRCHVADPDVAAQARALGITRSILATRKGVAAGCGIYLIGNAPTALFELLQLAATGAARPALVVGVPVGFVGAEESKEALFASGLPFITCRGRKGGSAIAAAVLNALM, from the coding sequence ATGGCCGGCGCCGCTGCTATCCTTGATCCTTCGGCGATCGAGGCCGAGAGTTTTGCCATCATCGACCGCGAGGTCGGCGCGCACGGCTACGTCGGTCGCCAGTGGCCGGTGGTGCGACGCATCATTCACACCACGGCCGATTTCGACTTCGCCCGTACCACCTGTTTCTCGCCGGGGGCGGTAGAGGCCGGCATCACCGCCCTGCGCCAGGGCGCCTCGGTCCTCGGCGATACCCACATGGTGCTGGCCGGAGTCAACAAAACGCGGCTGGCCGCCCTGGGCGGCGATATCCGCTGCCACGTCGCCGATCCCGATGTGGCGGCGCAGGCCCGGGCGCTCGGCATCACCCGCTCGATCCTGGCCACCCGCAAGGGGGTCGCGGCGGGTTGCGGCATCTACCTCATCGGCAACGCCCCCACCGCTCTCTTCGAACTGCTGCAGCTGGCGGCGACGGGCGCGGCACGCCCCGCCCTGGTGGTTGGCGTGCCGGTCGGCTTCGTCGGCGCCGAAGAGTCGAAGGAGGCGCTCTTCGCCTCGGGCCTGCCCTTCATCACCTGCCGCGGCCGCAAGGGGGGCTCGGCGATCGCCGCCGCCGTCCTCAACGCCCTGATG